A stretch of Sphingorhabdus sp. YGSMI21 DNA encodes these proteins:
- a CDS encoding MarC family protein, giving the protein MIELFISAFITFFVVIDPPGCAPIYASLTSSAPPRDRRVMAIRAIFVAAIILLVFALFGEQMLSALGISLDSFRIAGGIMLFLIALEMVFEKRTERREDRAQEIIEQPEIEDVSIFPMAMPMIAGPGSIAAVMLLTSQHDGIDNALVILGALGSVLLLTLFGLIAAGPLMRILGNKVEAVITRVLGVLLGALAVQFVVDGLNASF; this is encoded by the coding sequence ATGATCGAACTCTTCATCTCCGCCTTCATCACTTTTTTTGTGGTGATCGATCCGCCCGGCTGCGCACCGATCTACGCCAGCCTGACCAGCAGCGCGCCACCGCGCGACCGCCGTGTCATGGCCATCCGCGCCATATTCGTTGCCGCGATCATATTGTTGGTTTTCGCCCTGTTCGGCGAGCAGATGCTGAGCGCGCTCGGCATCAGTCTCGACAGTTTCCGTATCGCCGGCGGCATCATGCTGTTCCTGATCGCGCTGGAAATGGTGTTCGAGAAACGCACCGAACGGCGCGAGGACCGGGCGCAGGAGATTATCGAACAGCCCGAGATCGAGGATGTCTCGATCTTCCCCATGGCCATGCCAATGATCGCCGGACCGGGATCAATTGCCGCAGTGATGCTGCTGACATCCCAGCACGACGGCATCGACAATGCGCTGGTCATTCTTGGCGCCCTCGGCTCGGTGCTGCTGCTGACGCTTTTCGGACTGATCGCGGCCGGACCATTGATGCGGATATTGGGCAACAAGGTCGAGGCGGTGATCACCCGGGTACTTGGTGTGCTGCTCGGCGCGCTCGCCGTGCAATTTGTGGTCGACGGGTTGAACGCCAGTTTCTGA
- the folD gene encoding bifunctional methylenetetrahydrofolate dehydrogenase/methenyltetrahydrofolate cyclohydrolase FolD, which translates to MTAAQIIDGKAFAAGLRERIREAVPAFVKQAGRAPGLAVVLVGEDPASQVYVASKHKATIAAGMESFEHRLPADVAQEDLIALVEQLNADETVDGILVQLPLPEGLDEKAVVMAIDPDKDVDGLHVINAGRLANGEEALIPCTPLGSLMLLKDTLGDLTGLDAVVVGRSILVGKPMAQLLLAENCTVTMAHSRTRDLPDVVRRADIVVAAVGRAEMVKGDWLKDGAVVIDVGINRLDPEPGKEKGRLVGDVATAEAMDHVRAITPVPGGVGPMTIAVLLRNTLVAASARAGLEKPEGL; encoded by the coding sequence TTGACCGCAGCGCAGATCATTGACGGCAAGGCCTTCGCCGCCGGCCTGCGTGAACGGATCAGGGAGGCCGTACCTGCCTTTGTGAAACAGGCAGGGCGCGCACCGGGACTGGCCGTGGTGCTGGTCGGCGAGGACCCCGCCAGCCAGGTCTATGTTGCCTCCAAGCACAAGGCGACCATCGCCGCCGGCATGGAAAGTTTCGAACACCGGCTGCCCGCCGATGTCGCGCAGGAAGACCTGATCGCGCTGGTCGAGCAGTTGAATGCCGACGAGACGGTTGACGGCATATTGGTACAATTGCCGCTGCCCGAAGGTCTCGATGAAAAAGCCGTGGTCATGGCGATCGATCCGGACAAGGATGTCGACGGCCTGCACGTGATCAACGCCGGCCGGCTGGCCAATGGCGAAGAAGCGCTGATCCCGTGCACACCGCTTGGCAGTCTCATGCTGCTGAAAGATACATTGGGCGACCTCACCGGGCTGGACGCCGTGGTCGTGGGCCGCTCGATCCTGGTGGGCAAGCCGATGGCGCAATTGCTGCTCGCTGAAAATTGCACCGTAACCATGGCGCATAGCCGGACCCGGGACCTTCCCGACGTCGTCCGCCGCGCCGATATTGTTGTCGCTGCCGTTGGTCGCGCCGAAATGGTCAAGGGTGACTGGCTGAAAGACGGGGCCGTCGTGATCGACGTCGGTATCAACCGGCTCGACCCCGAACCGGGCAAGGAAAAAGGCCGTCTGGTCGGCGATGTCGCCACCGCCGAAGCCATGGATCATGTCCGGGCCATTACCCCGGTACCGGGAGGGGTTGGCCCGATGACCATTGCAGTGCTATTGCGCAACACACTGGTCGCTGCATCCGCGCGCGCCGGACTGGAGAAACCGGAGGGTCTGTAA
- a CDS encoding YggT family protein — MAFAILQIISILLNVAITVIIVQAIMSWLLAFNVINLQNDIARAIWTTLDALTAPIYRPIRRIMPDFGAIDLTPMVVIIGIIILQDAILPPIAQALLG; from the coding sequence ATGGCATTCGCAATTCTTCAAATCATCTCCATCCTGCTCAACGTGGCGATAACCGTCATCATCGTGCAGGCGATCATGAGCTGGCTGCTCGCGTTCAATGTGATCAATCTGCAAAATGATATCGCCCGGGCGATCTGGACCACGCTCGATGCGCTGACTGCGCCGATCTACCGGCCGATCCGGCGGATCATGCCGGACTTCGGAGCCATTGATCTGACCCCGATGGTTGTGATCATCGGTATCATCATATTGCAGGATGCAATCCTGCCCCCGATAGCCCAGGCTCTGCTCGGTTGA
- the argB gene encoding acetylglutamate kinase, with protein MTDHAPDPAMLAKAETLTDALPYLQRYAGKTFVVKYGGHAMGDATLARNFAQDIVLLKAVGINPVVVHGGGPQIGAMLARVGVESEFVDGLRVTTKETAEIAEMVLSGAINKELVSWIGQAGGSAIGISGKDGGFVKATKLRRTNRDPDSNIERIIDLGYVGEPKRVDRSVVDRISAAGMIPVIAPIGVGDDGATYNINADTMAGAVASALRAARLFLLTDVPGVLDKQGELLTDLDPTKIQTLVDEGTITGGMIPKLETCVKAVQEGVDAAVILDGRIPHAMLLEIFTSKGAGTLVRDDFDTVD; from the coding sequence ATGACCGATCACGCACCCGATCCCGCCATGCTCGCCAAAGCGGAAACGCTCACCGATGCTTTGCCTTATCTGCAGCGCTATGCCGGCAAGACCTTTGTCGTAAAATATGGCGGCCATGCGATGGGCGACGCCACGCTCGCCCGAAATTTTGCCCAGGATATAGTGCTGCTCAAAGCGGTCGGGATCAATCCGGTGGTTGTGCATGGCGGCGGCCCGCAGATTGGTGCGATGCTGGCACGGGTCGGCGTCGAGAGCGAATTTGTCGATGGCCTGAGGGTCACCACGAAAGAAACCGCGGAAATCGCGGAGATGGTGCTCTCCGGCGCGATCAACAAGGAACTGGTCAGCTGGATCGGACAGGCTGGCGGCAGCGCCATCGGTATTTCCGGCAAGGACGGCGGTTTCGTCAAGGCAACGAAACTGCGGCGCACCAATCGCGACCCGGACAGCAATATCGAACGGATTATCGATCTCGGCTATGTCGGCGAGCCCAAGAGAGTGGATCGCAGCGTCGTCGACCGGATTTCCGCTGCCGGGATGATCCCGGTCATCGCGCCAATCGGCGTGGGTGACGATGGCGCAACCTATAATATCAACGCCGACACGATGGCCGGAGCCGTGGCCTCGGCTCTGCGCGCCGCGCGGCTGTTCCTGCTGACCGATGTTCCCGGCGTGCTCGACAAGCAGGGCGAATTGCTGACCGATCTCGACCCGACCAAGATCCAGACTCTGGTGGATGAAGGCACCATCACCGGCGGCATGATTCCAAAGCTCGAGACCTGTGTGAAAGCGGTTCAGGAAGGCGTCGATGCGGCGGTTATCCTGGATGGCCGGATTCCGCACGCGATGCTGCTGGAAATCTTCACCAGCAAGGGCGCGGGTACACTGGTGCGGGATGATTTCGATACGGTTGATTAA
- a CDS encoding redoxin domain-containing protein, with translation MKKWIVILLAVAIIGGGAFVYSTRSANAEPLEIGATAPDFTTSGALAGEEFQFSLSEKLKDGPVVLYFFPKVFTEGCTIEANMFAEATAEFNAAGATVIGMSGDDIEGLKKFSVSECRNKFAVARADDQIINGYQVRMAPGLAMTNRTSYVIDRQGKIVFVHSATKPHGHVAGTLEIVKALAKAD, from the coding sequence ATGAAAAAGTGGATCGTGATCTTGTTGGCCGTGGCGATTATCGGCGGCGGAGCCTTCGTCTACAGCACGCGCAGCGCCAATGCCGAGCCGCTTGAGATCGGTGCTACTGCGCCGGATTTCACCACCAGTGGTGCGCTGGCCGGCGAGGAATTCCAATTTTCGCTGTCCGAAAAGCTGAAAGACGGTCCGGTGGTGCTTTATTTCTTTCCCAAGGTCTTTACCGAGGGCTGCACGATCGAAGCCAATATGTTCGCCGAAGCCACAGCCGAATTCAACGCTGCGGGGGCTACCGTGATCGGGATGTCCGGCGATGACATCGAAGGATTGAAGAAATTCTCCGTCTCCGAATGCCGCAACAAGTTTGCGGTTGCCCGCGCCGATGACCAGATCATCAACGGCTATCAGGTCCGCATGGCACCGGGCCTCGCGATGACCAACCGGACCAGCTATGTCATCGACCGGCAGGGCAAAATCGTCTTTGTCCACAGCGCGACAAAGCCGCACGGCCATGTTGCGGGCACGCTGGAAATAGTGAAAGCATTGGCCAAAGCCGATTAA